From Deltaproteobacteria bacterium, the proteins below share one genomic window:
- the panB gene encoding 3-methyl-2-oxobutanoate hydroxymethyltransferase, with protein MVRKTNILDLGKMKAEGSKIVMITAYDALFSRIFDECGVDIILVGDSLGMAVLGHPDTLNVTMEDMVRHTEAAARGRKRAFLMADMPFLSYQASTADAVRNAGRLLQAGAEAVKLEGGRNASDKIRAIASADIPVMAHIGLTPQSIHRMGGYRVQGKTDPQRERLLDDAAAVQEAGAFSLLLEGIPAALAAEITQSLSIPTVGIGAGPGCDGQVLVMQDLLGLFDEFRPKFVKRFGELRKPVADAVSAYAAAVRDGSFPGREHSF; from the coding sequence ATCGTGCGGAAGACCAACATCCTCGACCTGGGAAAGATGAAGGCGGAAGGGTCGAAGATCGTGATGATCACGGCGTACGATGCGCTGTTCTCCCGCATCTTCGACGAGTGCGGGGTGGACATCATCCTCGTCGGGGATTCCCTGGGGATGGCGGTGCTCGGCCATCCCGACACGTTGAACGTGACGATGGAGGACATGGTGCGGCACACGGAGGCGGCGGCCCGGGGGCGGAAACGCGCGTTTCTCATGGCCGACATGCCGTTCCTATCGTACCAGGCCTCCACGGCCGACGCGGTCCGCAACGCCGGGCGGCTGCTGCAGGCGGGGGCGGAAGCGGTGAAGCTCGAAGGGGGGCGCAACGCGTCGGACAAGATCCGGGCGATCGCCTCCGCGGACATCCCGGTCATGGCGCACATCGGGCTCACCCCGCAGTCGATCCACCGGATGGGCGGCTACCGCGTGCAGGGGAAGACCGATCCGCAGCGGGAACGGCTGCTGGACGACGCCGCGGCGGTGCAGGAGGCGGGAGCGTTCTCGCTACTGCTCGAAGGGATCCCCGCGGCGCTCGCCGCGGAGATCACGCAGTCCCTGTCGATCCCCACGGTCGGGATCGGGGCGGGGCCGGGGTGCGACGGCCAGGTACTGGTGATGCAGGACCTGCTCGGGTTGTTCGACGAGTTCCGGCCGAAATTCGTGAAGCGGTTCGGGGAGCTCCGGAAGCCGGTTGCGGACGCGGTCTCCGCCTACGCGGCGGCGGTGCGCGACGGGTCGTTTCCGGGCAGGGAGCACTCCTTCTGA